The Kribbella jejuensis region ACAGGTCCACAGCTGGACCCGCGCACCGTCGGCTACGGATCCACCAGATACGTCCAGGCATTTGCCCAGAGCCCGCAGTGTCCCATCACTCGACCGAGACCACTGCTGGGCGCTGGTCCCGTTGCAGTCGTACAGCTGAACCGCCGTACCGTCAGCAGTCGCAGCCCCAGCAACGTCCATGCACTTCCCGGCCAGCCCGGTGACAGCACCTGTTGCTGCCTGCGCCGGCGAGGCCGTCATCAGCAGGCCGCCGCCCAGCACGAGCGTCGCGGCGACCGCGGCCAGGCGCCTCATGACACGACCCACTTCTGGTTCGCGGTGCCCCCGCACGTCCACAGCTGCAGCGGGGTGCCGTTGGCAGAGTTGTTGCCGGTCACATCGAGGCACTTGTTCGCCTGTGGATTCACCAGATCACTCCCACTCGTATAGGTCCATTGCTGGGCGGCAGACCCGTTACACGTCCACAGCTGCACACGAGCCCCGTTGGCCACGGAGCCTCCGGAAACGTCGAGACACTTGCCAAGCGCCCGCAGGGTCCCGTCACCAGGACGCTGCCACTGCTGGGCCGTCGTACCGTTGCAGTCGTACAGCTGGACCGCCGTACCGTCGGCGGTCGCTGCGCCGGCCACGTCCATGCACTTGCCGGCCAGACCGGTGATCTGACCACCGGAGCTTCCACCGCTCTGTGACCCGGACCACGTGAAGGTCGCGGAGGTCTGCGTGGGCAGTGTGTAGACGAAGGACTGCGAACCCCAGTTCACCCGCACCGATTGCGAGCTCCCCGTGGTGTTGTAGGCGATCAGGGCCTTCGAGCCGTCCGGGTTCTTCCACGCGACGTTCTTGACCGAGCTGTTCGCGGTCGAGTCGATCCGTAGCGCGCCAGGCTTCACGAACTTGGTCAGGTGGCCCATCGTGTAGTACTCGACGGTCTTGGTGACCTGGCCGCGCTGGCTGTCGTTGCGGTGCACGGTGACAAGCCCGGTGCAGACGTTGCAGCCGGCGCCGACGTACGGCAGGTGGTTCTCGTCCAGGGCGATGCCCCACTTGACCCACGACTTGTCCCAGTTGCGGGTGTAGTCGATCAGGTTGTTCATGTCCTCGGTCTGCTGGTTCGCGATCCAGGTACCGCCGGAGTGCTCGGTCATGTACGCGTTCACCGCCGGGTACTGGTTGTGGATCTGCGTCTGCAGGTTCACGTCACCGCCGTACCCGTGCCAGGCGATCCCGCCGAAGTTCGGGTCGCTCCGCAATGCGGCGTCCGCGAGCGGGACCGAACCGAGGTCGTTGTAGTTGCCCCAGTTGTAGTCGAGCACCAGGACCTTGGTCGTCAGCCCGGCCGCGTGCAGCGCCGGCAGCAGGTTGTTCTTGGTGAACTCGAGCAGCCCGGAGCCGTTCCAGTTCATCGAGGCGTAGCCGGTGCTGTCCGTACCGCAGCAGGTCGGTTCGTTCTGCACCGAGATGTAGTCGATGTGGTTGCCCTGGGCCTCGTTCTGCTGCAGGTACTTGACGAAGTACTGCGCGTACGTCGGGTAGTACTCGGCCTTCAGCCAGCCGCGGTGGACGAAGTCGTTGTTGTCCTTCATCCAGGCCGGTGCACTCCAAGGCGAGCCCATCACTTTCAGGTTCGGATTGAGCGCCCGGGCCTGTTTGGTGAGCGGTACGACGTCCGCCAGGTCGTGCTGGATGCTGAAGTCGTTCAGGTCGCAGCACGTGTCGTCGTAGGAGTAGTTGAACCGGGCGAGGTCGGAGGCGCCCATCGGATTACGGACGAAGGACAGGCCGATCCCGTTCACCGGGTCGAACAGGTCCTTCATCACCTGGTCGCGGGTGGCCGCTGAGATCACGCCGCTGCTGTTCAGCAGCCAGGCGGAACTGTCGGCGAACGACGCTCCGCCGCCCTCGAACGACTGGTACGTCGTGTTCTCGTTGACCGTGACGGTCTGGTTGGCCGTTCCGCCGGCCGGGCCGAAGTTCACCGGGGCCTGCTGCTGCAGCCCGCGGGTGACGTTACGGCCGGCGGAGTCGTTGGTGGTGGTCAGCCAGACGTTGACCTGTTCTCCGGCGGCCTGCGCCGGTGGTGCGGTGCCGACACCGAGCCCGGCGGCGGCTACGCAGAGCGCAGCGACCACGGGCGGCAGGAAGCGTTTCATGGGGGCGGTTCTCCCTTGTTTCAAAGGAAGTTCATGACGGCGCCTGCCCGCGCCGCAACTGCTGGTCAGCACGAGGTAACCATCGGTGAGGACTCGTGTCAACGCCGGAACCGAGACTTTTTTCAGATCTTTTAATTAGTCCCGGGGTTGACGTGGGAGCGTTCTCACGGCACGCTGCCGCCCAATCACTCCTCATTCACGACGCCCCCGAAATGAGGTACTCATGAAGCGTCTTGCGCTGCTCGCGATCGGTGCCGCCTTGGTCGGCACATCTCTCTTCCAACCCGCCGCCACGGCGCACCAGCAGGCCGCCGCGGCGACCACGGCAACCGTCTGGGAGGACAACTTCGACGGCCCGGCCGGCCAGGCCCCCGATCCCGCCAAGTGGCGGTACGACATCGGTGGCGGCGGCTGGGGCAACAGCGAACTGGAGTACTACACCAACAGCACCCGCAACTCCGCACTGGACGGCAACGGCAACCTGGTGATCACCGCCCGGAAGGAGAGCGGTGGCTTCAACTGCTGGTACGGCCCGTGCCAGTACACGTCCGCCCGGCTGCTGACCGCGCAGACGTTCACCCAGACGTACGGCAGGTTCGAGGCGCGGATCAAGATCCCCCGCGGCCAAGGCCTCTGGCCGGCGTTCTGGATGCTCGGCGGCACCAACTGGCCGAACGACGGCGAGATCGACATCATGGAGAACATCGGCAAGGAACCGGCCACCGTGCACGGCACGATCCACGGCCCGGGGTACTCCGGTGCGAACGGGATCGGTGCCGCGTACAACCATCCGAACGGCTGGTCGTTCGCCGACGACTTCCACACGTTCGCGGTCGACTGGGCACCGGACTCGATCACCTGGTCGGTCGACGGCGTGCAGTACGAGCGCCGTACGCCGGCTGACCTGAACGGCAACACCTGGGTCTTCAACCACCCGTTCTTCATGATCATGAACGTGGCGGTCGGCGGCGGCTGGCCGGGCAACCCGGACGGCACCACGGTGATGCCGCAGACGATGACCGTCGACTACGTACGGGTCTCCACCCTCGGCAGCACAGGTGGTACCGGCTCGCAGATCACCGGCCTGGCCGGCAAGTGCCTCGACGTCGCCGGCGCGAACTCCGCCGACGGCACGCCGGTGCAGCTCTACGACTGCAACGGTACGAACGCGCAGAAGTGGACGCGCCCCGGCGACGGGACGATCCGTGCCCTGGGCAAGTGTCTCGACGTGAACGCCGCGTCGGTGGCCGACGGCGCCAAGGTCCAACTGTGGACCTGCAACGGGACCGGAGCACAGCAGTGGACGTACAGCTCCGCGCACGACTTGGTGAATCCACCGGCGAACAAATGTCTCGATGTCACCGGCAACAATTCCGCCAACGCCACACCGACCCAACTCTGGACCTGCAGTGGCGCCGCCAACCAGAAGTGGATCGTCTAGTGCACTGCGCCTCCGTCGCGCAGTAGGCGTACTACGGGGAGGGTCGCGGCGCCGAGTGCAACGGCGTCGCGGCCCAGTTCGCACAGCACGATCGAGACCTGGGCGTACGGCCGGCGCAGCGCGTGCTTGGCCACCTCGGCCCGCAACTCGTCGAGGTACTTCTCCCCCAGCAGCAACCCGGCCCAGCCGCCGAGCACGATCCGCTCGGGATTGACCAGGTTCACCAGGTTCGCGAATCCCGCTGCCAGATAGCCGATCGTGTCCGACACGACCGTTGCCGCCGGCTCCGACGTCGACTCCAGCAGTTGGACGAACGCGGCCTCTTCGTCACCGTCGAGCACGCCGCCCGCCAACCGGTACCGGTCCAGCACGCCTTCCGCGCCGACGTACGCCTCGAGGCAGCCGAGCGCGCCGCAGCGGCACTGCCGGCCGCCGTACACGATCGTCATGTGGCCCCACTCGCCCGCGCTGCTGCGCGCGCCGCGGTAACTCGATCCGCCTGCCACCAAAGCGGATCCGACGCCCGAGCCGACCAGCGCGACCACCGCGTCGGTCGCGCCGCGGCCCGCGCCGAACCACATCTCGGCCTGGCCGAGCATGTTCGCGCCGTTGTCGAGGTGCACCGGGATATCGGTGCCCTCGGCAAGCATCGCGGCGAGCGGTACGGCGTCCCAGCCGAGCGTCTGCGCGTCGACGACCGCGTTGTCCTCGACCACGCCGGACACCGCCACCCCGAGTCCGAGCACCTGCGCGGGCTGCACGCCGGACGACGCGACAACGGTCGAAAGCCCTTCCAGGACGTGCTTCACGACCTCTTCGGGGGTCGGCTCGCTGACCGGATGGTCGGCCCGCGCCAGGACGTTCATCGCCAGGTCGAACAGCTCCACCCGGACCCGGGTCTCGCCGACCTCGGCGCCGACGACGTACCGAAACGTTGGCGCCACCCGCAACAGGACCCGCGGCCGGCCGCCCTCGGACTCGACCGAGCCGGCCTCCTCGACCAGACCCTCGGCGATCAGTTCGGCGACCAGGTTGCTCACGCTGGCGGCACTCAGCGACGTCCGGACGGTCAGCTCCTGGCGGCTCAACGGACCCTCGCGGTAGATGCTGGTGAGGATCACCGAGCGGTTGGACCGGCGCATGTCCCGCACCGTGGTCCGGCGTACTTCCATCCTCGACCTCACCCTGCCCGGCCCCGGGCAGGGCCGCTCGCCCCCGAGTCCATCATGCCGCCCGCGCGGGACGGAAGAGCTCCCTTCTTCCAGATCGTGAACTAAGTCCCGTTTCGTTACCGCTCCGTGATTGACGGCCCGTCGCGGTCTCGGCTTTGATCTACGGAACCGCTTCCGAAACCGGTTCCGGCCCATTCGTCCCGCGTCAGCCCCGACCGCCCGAGGGGAGATCCAGCGTGTCCATCACCATCGCCGATGTCGCGGCCCGTGCCGGTGTCAGCAAGACGACCGTGTCGCGCGTCCTCAACGGCAAGGGCGAGCTGGACCTGCGGACCGCCGAACGGGTCCGGCAGGTGATCGAGGAACTCGGGTACGTGCCGAGCGCCCGTGCTGTCGGCCTGGCCCGCGGCCGGACGCGGATCGTCGGGATGCTCGTCCCGTCGCTCACCTGGCCCTGGATGGGCGAGGTGCTGCAGGGTGCCGTCGACGTGGTTGAGAGCGAGGGCTACGGGCTGCTGCTGTTCACCTTCAACCGGGGTGCGGAATCCATGCAGCAGTTCGCCTCCCAGGTCTCGTCGCAGTCCTTCGACGGCCTGCTGGTGATCGAGCCCGAGGGCACCCTCACCTACATCGAGCAACTGCACGCGCGCGGTCTCCCGGTGGTCCTGATCGACGACCGGGACAAGCGCCCACAGTTCCCGTCCGTCGCCACCACCAACTACGCAGGCGGTGAGTCCGCCGCCCGGCACCTGCTGGAGCTCGGCCGCCGCCGGCCACTGGTGGTCACCGGCGTCGAACGCTTCGGCTGTACGCACGAACGCCTGGACGGTTTCCGCGACACCTACGCGGCGGCCGGGATCGAGCTCGACCCGAGACTCGTGTTCGAAGGCGACTTCACCTACGAGAGCGGCCGTCGCGGCGTCCAGCATGCCCTCGGCGAGCGGCTCGAGTTCGACGCGGTCTTCGCCCACAACGACCTGTCCGCCGGCGGCGCCGTCCAGGCCGTCCGGGAGACCGGACGGAACGTACCGAGTGACGTGTCGGTGGTCGGCTTCGACGACATCCCGTACGCCGAACACACCGAGCCGCCGCTGACCACGGTGCATCAGCCGATGCGCCAGATGGGTCAGGCCGCGGCCCGGATGCTGATGGGGTACTTCGGCGGCACGCCGCTGCCACAGGCCCCGCAAGTACTGCCGACGACGCTGATCGTCCGCAGTTCAACCGCCCCGAAGAACAGCACCCGAAGCAGGTCCCACTAGAGCTCCGGCGGCGGGGCAGCTGCCCCTGCTCCGCCGCCGGCGTACTCGCCCGATCGGCGTGAGCTCTTCCCATGAGAGCGCTTTCACGCCAGGATGCACTGGCCCACCGGCTCAGGGTGGGCCACCGCCAACGGAACACAGGAGGAACGATGCGAGCACGACGCACAGTCGCGCTGGCCCTCGCGGGCCTGCTCGCGGCAGCCACCCTGGCTGCTTGTAGTAACGGGGACGGTAAGGCTGCCGAGAACGGCTCAGGCGGCGGCGCTACTGTCCTCAACATCGGCATGCCGAACGGACCCCAGACCGAGAACCACAACCCGTTCCTCGGCTCCTCCTCGGGCGCCTCGCTGGGGTACCGCTGGATGATCTTCGAGCCGCTGGTGATGATCAACGGGATCAAGCCCACCGAACCGGGCAAGCCCTGGCTGGCGACCGAGTGGAAGTGGGACGCCAACTACACCAAGCTGTCGCTGACCATCCGCGACGGCGTGAAGTTCTCCGACGGCCGGCCGATGACCGCCGACGACGTCGCGTACTCGTTCCAGATCCGCAAGGACAACGAGGGCCTGAACTCCGACGCGATCCCGTACGGCACGATCACCGCGTCCGGCAACAAGGTGGACCTGACCTTCACCAGGTCGCAGTTCACCAACCAGAACAAGATCCTGACCGTGTTCGTGATCCCGAAGCACCAGTGGTCGACGATCAAGGACCCGACCCAGGACACCCTGAAGAACCCGATCGGCACCGGCCCGTACACGGTCAAGTCGTTCACCCCGCAGACCACGACGCTGACGTTGCGCGACTCGTACTGGCAGGCGCTACCGAAGGTCAAGGAGCTGCGGTACACGTCGTACAACGACAACAACGCGCAGACCACCGCGCTGGCGAACGGCTCGTCGGAGTGGAGCTTCGTGTTCGTGCCGAACGTGAAGGCCGTCTACCAGGACAAGGACCCGGCGCACCACAAGCTCTGGTTCCCGGCGAACCTCGGTATCCACGGCCTGTGGATCAACACCACCCGCAAGCCCTTCGACAACCCGGCGTTGCGGCGCGCGATGAACCTGGTGATCAACCGCGACGACATCTTCAACCAGGGCGAGGCCGGGTACTTCTACCCGAAGGTCGAGTCGATGACCGGCATCCCGACGCCGGCCGGTGAGTCCTTCATCGCCCCGGAGTACAAGGACCTCAAGCACAAGGTCGACGTCGACGCCGCCAAGAAGGAGCTCACCGACGCGGGCTTCAAGCTCGACGGCGACACGCTCAAGGACCCGACCGGCAAGCCGGTGACGATCACGCTGACCGACCCGGCCGGCTGGTCCGACTACATCACCGACCTGGAGATCATCAAGGACAACCTGTCCACGATCGGCATCAAGGCGAGCGTCGACAAGGCCAACCAGGACGCCTGGTTCAAGAACATCGACGAGGGCAACTTCGACGCCGCGATGCACTGGACCAACGGCGGCGCGACGCCGTACGACATCTACCAGAACATCATGGACGGCAAGATCCTGAAGCCGGTCGGCAAGGGCGGCGTGAGCGGTAACTACGGGCGGTTCAACAGCCCGGAGGCGACCAAGGCGCTGGACCAGTACGCCAACGCCGCGGACGACGCGACCCGCACCAGCGCGCTGAACACGCTGCAGAAGATCATGGTCGAGCAGATGCCGATCATCCCCACCTCGGCGTCCAACGTCGGCGGTCTCTACAGCACCAAGAACTGGGTCGGCTGGCCCGATGAGCAGAACCAGTACGGGCCGGCGCAGCCGACCCAGCAGAACGCTCTGCAGATCATCCTGAACCTGAAGCCGGCCGGCAGCCAGTAACAGCTGATCGCGGCGCCAGGCCCTCGACGGGCCTGGCGCCGTTTCGAGGAGAGACTGATGACGGTCACCGAGACCGAGGTTGTTCTGGAGGCCGAGGGCCTCACCAAGCATTTCCCGGTACGGCGTGGAGTCCGCGACCTGCTGTCCCGCGAGCACAAGGCCGTGCACGCGGTGGACGACGTACGGATCACGCTGCGCCGGGGCCGGGTCACCGCGCTGGTCGGTGAGTCCGGGTCGGGCAAGTCCACCGTCGCGCGGCTGATGGCCCAGCTGTACGGGCGGACCGCCGGCGAGATCCGGTTGCACGGTTCACCGGTGACAGTGCGCGGCGGCCGGAAGTTCCGGGCGTACGCGCGCAAGGTCCAGATGATCTTCCAGGACCCGTTCGCCTCGCTGAACCCGACGCACACCGTGCGGTACCACCTGACCCGTGCGCTGAAGATCCACGGCCGCGCCGGCGATCTCGAGCAGAACCTGCGCGCGTTGCTGGAGCAGGTGCAGCTCACTCCCCCGGAGCGTTATCTCGACAAGTTTCCGCACGAGCTGTCCGGCGGTCAGCGGCAGCGGGTGTCGATCGCCCGCGCGCTCGGCGCCGATCCCGAGGCGCTGCTCGCGGACGAGCCGGTGTCGATGCTCGACGTGTCGATCCGGCTCGGCGTACTGAACCTGCTCCGGGACCTGAAGGAGCGGCTCAACCTGGCGATCCTCTACATCACCCACGACATCGCCTCGGCGCGGTACTTCGCCGACGAGACGCTGGTGATGTACGCGGGCCGGATGGTCGAGGGTGGCGACTCGGAAACCGTGACCCAGCACCCCGCGCACCCGTACACCCGGCTGCTGATCGAGAGCGCGCCGGACCCCGATCGGCTCGGGCAACTGGGTACGCCGGAGGACCAGGCCGGCGGCGAACCGCCCAGCCTGATCGCACCGCCGACCGGCTGCCGCTTCAACCCGCGCTGCGTGTACGCGATGCCGAAGTGCTCGACCGAGCTGCCGCCCCGCTTCGAGCTGCCGACGGCCGGTCATTGGGCCGCCTGCTGGCTCTACGAAGAGGAGCCGGCGCGATGAAGTTTCTCCTGCAGCGCGTCGCCTTCTACCTCTTCACCGCGTGGGCCGCGCTGACCATCAACTTCTTCATCCCCCGGCTGATCCCCGGCGACCCGGTCACCTCGCTGATGGCGAAGTACCAGGGCCAGCTGAGCACCGAAGCCATCCACTCGCTCTACGTACTCTTCGGCTTGGACAAGCACGCCTCGCTCTGGAGCCAGTACGTCGACTACTGGGGACAGGTCTTCCACGGCGACCTCGGGCTGTCGTTCACGTTCTTCCCGACACCGGTCTCCGAAATCCTCCGGCAGAGCCTGCCGTGGACGATCGCACTGGTCGGTATCACCACCTTCGCCAGCTTCATGATCGGTACGTCGCTGGGCGTGATCGCGGGCTGGCGGCGCGGCTCGCTGATGGACGGCTTGTTGCCGGTGACAACGTTCCTGTCGTCGATCCCGTACTTCTGGCTCGGTCTGCTGGCGATCGCGCTGCTGGCCGGTCCGGACAGCTTCTTCCCGTCGTCGGGCGGCTACGAGCCGGGGCTGGTCCCGTCGTGGACCTCCGGCTTCATCGGCAGCGCCGTACAGCACAGTCTGCTGCCGGCGATCACGATCCTGATCTCGTCGGTGAGCGGCTGGATCCTGACCATGCGGAACATGATGGTGACGGTTGCGTCCGAGGACTACATCACGGTTGCCCACGCCAAGGGTCTGCCGGAACGCCGGGTGATGGTCAGCTACGCGGCCCGGAACGCGTTGCTGCCGAACGTTTCCGGGTTCGCTCTGTCGCTCGGCTTCATCGTCGGCGGCACGCTGCTGGTGGAAATCGTGTTCTCCTACCCGGGCATCGGCTACAACCTGTTCCAGGCCGTCGGCGCCAAGGACTACCCGCTGATGCAGGGGGTCTTCCTGGTCATCACGCTGTCGGTGCTGGTCGCCAACTTGCTCGCCGACGTCGCGTACCTGCTCCTCGACCCGCGCACCCGCAAGGAGGGCTGACCGTGTCCGCACCCACGAGCACCATCACCGCGGTCACACCGGAGGGCCCGGAGGTCGAGGCCGCCCCGGCCAAGCGCCGGCGGCTCCGGTTCGTGGCCAATCCGAAGGCGGCGACCGGCCTCGTCGTACTGGCGTTCTTCTGCCTGATCGCGATCATCGGCCCGTGGATCGCGCCGTACGACCCGTCCGCCCGTAGCAGCGACCTGATCCAGGCGCCGTCCGGCAAGCACTGGTTCGGTACGACGCACCTCGGCCAGGACATCTTCAGCCAGGTGCTCGTCGGCACCCGCGGCGTGATGTTCGTCGGGCTGCTCGCCGGGCTGGTCGCGACCGCGCTGTCGATCCTGATCGGCGTCAGCGCGGGCTTCCTCGGCGGCGCCGCGGACGACAGCCTGTCCGCGCTGTCGAACGTCTTCCTGGTGATTCCGGCGTTGCCGCTGATCATCATCGTGGCGTCCACGATTCCGTCCGCGGGTGACCTGATGGTTGCCCTCGTCATCGGACTCACGTCCTGGGCCTGGGGTGCGCGGGTGTTGCGCGCGCAGACGTTGTCCCTGCGCCGCCGGGACTACGTCGAGGCCGCGCGGGCGACCGGTGAGAGTACCTGGCGGATCATCACGTTCGAGATCATGCCGAACCTGACCGCGATCATCGCCTCCGGTTTCGTCGGTACGGTGATCTTCGCGGTGATGTCCGAGATCACGCTGGCGTTCATCGGCATCTCGACGATCTCCGAGTGGAACTGGGGCACGATCCTGTTCTGGGCGCAGTCGCAGCAGGCACTGGCCCAGGGCGCCTGGTGGTGGTTCGTCCCGGCCGGGCTGGCGATCGCAGTGTTGGGAACGGCCCTGTCGTTGGTCAACTTCGGTATCGACGAGTTCGTCAGCCCGCGGTTGCGGTCGAGCGGTCATACCCGGGTGAAGACGAAGGACGGTCACACCGTGCGGATGCGGGTCGGGTTCACGCCGGTGCTCTCGACGCAGCAGCCGGTGACCCCCGTCGTACCGCGCCGTGCTGAGGAGGAGGTCGCGTGAAGACGCCGGTGCTGGAGATCAAGAACTTCAACGTCGACTACGGGCTCGGCTCCTCGTCCGTGCAGGCCGTGCGCGACGTGACGCTGACGCTGCACCGTGGCGAGGTACTCGGACTCGCCGGAGAAAGCGGTAGCGGAAAGTCCACACTGGCGTACGGCGTCACGCGGCTGCTGCCGCCACCGGGCGTGATCAGCGGCGGGTCGGTCGTGTACCACCCGGCGTCGGGCGATCCGTACGACGTGATGGCGCTGACCGACGCGGAACTGCGGAAGTTCCGCTGGGCGGAGACGTCGATCGTTTTCCAGGGCGCGATGAACTCGCTGAACCCGGTGCACAAGGTCTCGACGCAGATGCTCGACGTGATCAAGGCCCACGAACCCGGACTGTCGCCGCAGGCCCGGACCGCGCGCGCCCAGGACATGCTGAAGCTGGTCGGCATCTCCGCGGACCGGATGGACGCGTACCCGCATCAACTGTCCGGTGGTATGCGCCAACGGGTGATGATCGGGATGGCGCTCGTCCTCGAGCCGCAGGTCGTGATCATGGACGAACCGACCACCGCCCTCGACGTGGTGATGCAACGCCAGATCCTCGCCCAACTCGTGGAACTGCGCGAACGCCTCGGCTTCTCGGTCCTGTTCATCACCCACGACCTCTCCCTGCTGGTCGAATTCTCCGACCGGATCGCGATCATGTACGGCGGCCGTATCGTCGAAGAAGCCCGCTCAGCAGACCTGTACCGCGACTCCCTCCACCCCTACAGCGAAGGCCTGCTCCGATCGTTCCCTGCATTACGAGGAGAACGGCGCGAGCTGACCGGCATACCAGGTTCGCCCCCCGACCTCCGCGGCATGCCTTCCGGCTGCTCGTTTCACCCGCGCTGCCCGCACGCCTTCGACCGCTGCTCCGTCGACATCCCCGTGCTGGGAATCCCGACGTCCCGCAACGACCCCAACAGATCTGTCGCGTGCTGGCTGCCTGGCCGCACCGCCTAGAAAGGCATCTATGACCCTCCCCAAGGGACTCCCCGACAACTTCCGCTGGGGCGTCGCCACCTCCGCCTACCAGATCGAAGGTGCGGTCACCGAAGACGGCCGCACCCCGTCGATCTGGGACACCTTCTGCCAGGTACCGGGCGCGATCGACAACGGCGACACCGGCGACATCGCCTGCGACCACTACCACCGGATGCCGGCCGACGTCGCCCTGATCAAGGAGCTCGGTCTGGACACGTACCGCTTCTCGGTCGCCTGGCCGCGCGTCCAGCCGCGCGGCAAGGGCCCGGTCAACCCGGCCGGCCTCGGCTTCTACGACCGGCTCGTCGACGAACTGCTTGCCCAGGGCATCGACCCGTGGGTGACGCTGTACCACTGGGACCTGCCGCAGGAACTCGAGGACGCGGGCGGCTGGCCGGAGCGCGACACGGCGTACCGGTTCGCGGAGTACTCGATGCTGGTGTTCGACGGGTTGAAGGACCGCGTCAACACCTGGACCACGCTGAACGAGCCGTGGTGCTCGGCGATGCTCGGGTACGCGTACGGCGCGCACGCCCCCGGGCGCCGCGAGTACCCGGCCGCGCTGGCCGCCGTACACCATCTGCTCCTCGGTCACGGTCTCGCGACGGTCGCGATGCGCTCCGCTTCACCACGTCCGTTGGACATCGGCATCACGCTGAACGTCGCCACGGCGTACCCGGCCTCGGACGCCGCGCCCGACGTCGACGCCGCGCGCCGGGCGGACGGGATGGGCCGGCGCATCTACCTCGACCCGCTGGTCCACGGCCACTACCCCGCCGACGTGGTCGCCGACTTGGCCCGCGAGGGCGTCGAACTCCCGATCGAGGACGGCGACCTGGAGATCATCTCCGCACCGATCGACGTGCTCGGCGTCAACTACTACTTCAGCCAG contains the following coding sequences:
- a CDS encoding lectin, with protein sequence MKRFLPPVVAALCVAAAGLGVGTAPPAQAAGEQVNVWLTTTNDSAGRNVTRGLQQQAPVNFGPAGGTANQTVTVNENTTYQSFEGGGASFADSSAWLLNSSGVISAATRDQVMKDLFDPVNGIGLSFVRNPMGASDLARFNYSYDDTCCDLNDFSIQHDLADVVPLTKQARALNPNLKVMGSPWSAPAWMKDNNDFVHRGWLKAEYYPTYAQYFVKYLQQNEAQGNHIDYISVQNEPTCCGTDSTGYASMNWNGSGLLEFTKNNLLPALHAAGLTTKVLVLDYNWGNYNDLGSVPLADAALRSDPNFGGIAWHGYGGDVNLQTQIHNQYPAVNAYMTEHSGGTWIANQQTEDMNNLIDYTRNWDKSWVKWGIALDENHLPYVGAGCNVCTGLVTVHRNDSQRGQVTKTVEYYTMGHLTKFVKPGALRIDSTANSSVKNVAWKNPDGSKALIAYNTTGSSQSVRVNWGSQSFVYTLPTQTSATFTWSGSQSGGSSGGQITGLAGKCMDVAGAATADGTAVQLYDCNGTTAQQWQRPGDGTLRALGKCLDVSGGSVANGARVQLWTCNGSAAQQWTYTSGSDLVNPQANKCLDVTGNNSANGTPLQLWTCGGTANQKWVVS
- a CDS encoding glycoside hydrolase family 16 protein, encoding MKRLALLAIGAALVGTSLFQPAATAHQQAAAATTATVWEDNFDGPAGQAPDPAKWRYDIGGGGWGNSELEYYTNSTRNSALDGNGNLVITARKESGGFNCWYGPCQYTSARLLTAQTFTQTYGRFEARIKIPRGQGLWPAFWMLGGTNWPNDGEIDIMENIGKEPATVHGTIHGPGYSGANGIGAAYNHPNGWSFADDFHTFAVDWAPDSITWSVDGVQYERRTPADLNGNTWVFNHPFFMIMNVAVGGGWPGNPDGTTVMPQTMTVDYVRVSTLGSTGGTGSQITGLAGKCLDVAGANSADGTPVQLYDCNGTNAQKWTRPGDGTIRALGKCLDVNAASVADGAKVQLWTCNGTGAQQWTYSSAHDLVNPPANKCLDVTGNNSANATPTQLWTCSGAANQKWIV
- a CDS encoding ROK family transcriptional regulator; translation: MEVRRTTVRDMRRSNRSVILTSIYREGPLSRQELTVRTSLSAASVSNLVAELIAEGLVEEAGSVESEGGRPRVLLRVAPTFRYVVGAEVGETRVRVELFDLAMNVLARADHPVSEPTPEEVVKHVLEGLSTVVASSGVQPAQVLGLGVAVSGVVEDNAVVDAQTLGWDAVPLAAMLAEGTDIPVHLDNGANMLGQAEMWFGAGRGATDAVVALVGSGVGSALVAGGSSYRGARSSAGEWGHMTIVYGGRQCRCGALGCLEAYVGAEGVLDRYRLAGGVLDGDEEAAFVQLLESTSEPAATVVSDTIGYLAAGFANLVNLVNPERIVLGGWAGLLLGEKYLDELRAEVAKHALRRPYAQVSIVLCELGRDAVALGAATLPVVRLLRDGGAVH
- a CDS encoding LacI family DNA-binding transcriptional regulator gives rise to the protein MSITIADVAARAGVSKTTVSRVLNGKGELDLRTAERVRQVIEELGYVPSARAVGLARGRTRIVGMLVPSLTWPWMGEVLQGAVDVVESEGYGLLLFTFNRGAESMQQFASQVSSQSFDGLLVIEPEGTLTYIEQLHARGLPVVLIDDRDKRPQFPSVATTNYAGGESAARHLLELGRRRPLVVTGVERFGCTHERLDGFRDTYAAAGIELDPRLVFEGDFTYESGRRGVQHALGERLEFDAVFAHNDLSAGGAVQAVRETGRNVPSDVSVVGFDDIPYAEHTEPPLTTVHQPMRQMGQAAARMLMGYFGGTPLPQAPQVLPTTLIVRSSTAPKNSTRSRSH
- a CDS encoding ABC transporter substrate-binding protein, giving the protein MRARRTVALALAGLLAAATLAACSNGDGKAAENGSGGGATVLNIGMPNGPQTENHNPFLGSSSGASLGYRWMIFEPLVMINGIKPTEPGKPWLATEWKWDANYTKLSLTIRDGVKFSDGRPMTADDVAYSFQIRKDNEGLNSDAIPYGTITASGNKVDLTFTRSQFTNQNKILTVFVIPKHQWSTIKDPTQDTLKNPIGTGPYTVKSFTPQTTTLTLRDSYWQALPKVKELRYTSYNDNNAQTTALANGSSEWSFVFVPNVKAVYQDKDPAHHKLWFPANLGIHGLWINTTRKPFDNPALRRAMNLVINRDDIFNQGEAGYFYPKVESMTGIPTPAGESFIAPEYKDLKHKVDVDAAKKELTDAGFKLDGDTLKDPTGKPVTITLTDPAGWSDYITDLEIIKDNLSTIGIKASVDKANQDAWFKNIDEGNFDAAMHWTNGGATPYDIYQNIMDGKILKPVGKGGVSGNYGRFNSPEATKALDQYANAADDATRTSALNTLQKIMVEQMPIIPTSASNVGGLYSTKNWVGWPDEQNQYGPAQPTQQNALQIILNLKPAGSQ
- a CDS encoding ABC transporter ATP-binding protein, coding for MTVTETEVVLEAEGLTKHFPVRRGVRDLLSREHKAVHAVDDVRITLRRGRVTALVGESGSGKSTVARLMAQLYGRTAGEIRLHGSPVTVRGGRKFRAYARKVQMIFQDPFASLNPTHTVRYHLTRALKIHGRAGDLEQNLRALLEQVQLTPPERYLDKFPHELSGGQRQRVSIARALGADPEALLADEPVSMLDVSIRLGVLNLLRDLKERLNLAILYITHDIASARYFADETLVMYAGRMVEGGDSETVTQHPAHPYTRLLIESAPDPDRLGQLGTPEDQAGGEPPSLIAPPTGCRFNPRCVYAMPKCSTELPPRFELPTAGHWAACWLYEEEPAR